A region from the Alnus glutinosa chromosome 5, dhAlnGlut1.1, whole genome shotgun sequence genome encodes:
- the LOC133868301 gene encoding cysteine-rich receptor-like protein kinase 10 isoform X4: protein MGMASFNVSTTLVVFTLLCMSREAAGIEYLHHICSNSSTVTFTPNSTYQSNLYQLLFSLSSNAGHEGGFYNTTVGQNASDTVYGLFLCRGDLSTQECQDYVDIATQEVINQYCPIQKTAVIWYEECMLRYSDQYFFSTMNTLSGFYVPSHKNISADSNQFNQLLMLTMNDSVSQVANVSTGAKKFATKEANFMGSQILYTLEQCMPDVSSSDCSICIRDAISSLPECCSGLQGARVILPSCRIRYEIYPFYRMLHAERPPPMPAILPPPLPPGKRKRSILFLTIIPIVALISVSAVLLIIMIYYFLCRRAKKEYNAIHRENATTVGSLQFDFATVEAATAKFSDDNKLGAGGFGEVYKGTLPNKQEVAVKRLSKRSGQGEGEFKNEIELVAKLHHKNLVRLLGFCLEGEEKILIYEFVPNKSLDYFLYDGDMNPKISDFGLAKLFEIDQTRGHTRRIAGTLGYMPPEYAIRGQFSVKSDVYGFGILILEILSGNKINSFYQSDGGGNLLSYAWKHWRDGTPLELLDPTLRDSYLTKEFMKCLQIGLLCVQEDPTRRPTIASIVLMLNKSQSVIYPSPQQPAYCSGTHQSMPLESVNETPMTDVSPR, encoded by the exons ATGGGCATGGCTTCCTTCAATGTCTCCACGACTCTTGTGGTCTTTACGTTGCTCTGCATGAGCAGAGAGGCTGCCGGAATTGAGTATTTACACCATATCTGTTCAAACAGTTCTACCGTTACTTTCACTCCCAACAGCACCTATCAATCCAATCTCTATCAACTCCTTTTCTCCCTTTCCTCCAACGCCGGACATGAAGGTGGTTTCTACAACACCACCGTAGGACAAAACGCTTCCGACACTGTCTACGGCCTCTTCCTCTGCCGTGGTGACCTTTCCACCCAAGAATGCCAAGACTACGTGGACATTGCGACCCAAGAGGTGATTAATCAATACTGTCCCATACAAAAAACGGCCGTGATCTGGTACGAGGAGTGCATGTTACGCTACTCAGACCAATATTTCTTCTCCACCATGAACACGTTGTCTGGATTTTACGTTCCTAGCCATAAAAATATTTCTGCAGATTCAAATCAGTTTAACCAGTTATTGATGCTGACAATGAACGACTCGGTAAGCCAGGTTGCGAATGTTAGCACCGGTGCGAAAAAGTTCGCAACTAAAGAAGCTAATTTTATGGGGTCTCAAATACTCTACACCCTTGAGCAGTGCATGCCAGACGTATCTAGTTCTGATTGCAGCATATGTATACGGGATGCGATATCGTCACTGCCGGAATGTTGTAGTGGACTCCAAGGGGCAAGAGTTATACTTCCTAGCTGTAGAATCAGGTATGAAATTTACCCATTTTACCGAATGCTTCATGCAGAGAGACCACCGCCTATGCCAGCAATTCTTCCTCCACCTCTGCCTCCAG ggaaaaggaaaagatcaATCTTATTTCTCACAATTATTCCTATTGTTGCTCTGATTTCTGTCTCTGCGGTGCTCTTGATCATTATGATCTACTACTTCCTTTGTAGAAGAGCCAAAAAAGAGTACAATGCTATACATAGAGAAAATg CAACAACTGTAGGGTCCTTGCAATTTGATTTCGCTACAGTTGAAGCTGCCACTGCCAAGTTCTCAGATGATAACAAGCTAGGTGCAGGTGGATTTGGTGAAGTTTACAAG GGTACACTCCCTAATAAACAAGAAGTAGCTGTGAAAAGGCTATCAAAAAGGTCTGGACAAGGTGAAGGAGAATTTAAAAACGAGATTGAATTGGTTGCCAAGCTTCATCACAAAAATCTTGTAAGACTATTGGGATTTTGCttggaaggagaagaaaagatacTTATTTACGAATTTGTGCCCAACAAAAGCCTTGACTACTTTCTATATG ATGGGGATatgaatccaaaaatatcagattttggcTTGGCGAAGCTTTTTGAAATTGATCAAACACGAGGACATACTCGTAGGATTGCCGGCACACT TGGTTATATGCCTCCAGAATATGCCATACGCGGACAATTCTCTGTTAAGTCTGATGTGTATGGTTTTGGTATCTTAATTCTAGAGATTTTAAGTGGCAACAAGATTAATTCTTTCTATCAATCAGATGGTGGTGGAAACCTTTTAAGCTAT GCTTGGAAGCATTGGAGGGATGGAACGCCCTTAGAATTGTTGGATCCAACTTTGAGAGATTCTTACTTGACAAAAGAATTCATGAAATGCCTCCAAATTGGCCTACTATGTGTTCAGGAGGATCCAACTAGGAGGCCAACAATAGCATCTATAGTTCTCATGCTAAACAAGTCACAATCGGTTATTTATCCATCACCTCAACAACCAGCATATTGTAGTGGAACACATCAAAGCATGCCTTTAGAGTCTGTTAATGAAACACCGATGACAGATGTATCCCCTCGATAG
- the LOC133868301 gene encoding cysteine-rich receptor-like protein kinase 10 isoform X5, whose product MGMASFNVSTTLVVFTLLCMSREAAGIEYLHHICSNSSTVTFTPNSTYQSNLYQLLFSLSSNAGHEGGFYNTTVGQNASDTVYGLFLCRGDLSTQECQDYVDIATQEVINQYCPIQKTAVIWYEECMLRYSDQYFFSTMNTLSGFYVPSHKNISADSNQFNQLLMLTMNDSVSQVANVSTGAKKFATKEANFMGSQILYTLEQCMPDVSSSDCSICIRDAISSLPECCSGLQGARVILPSCRIRYEIYPFYRMLHAERPPPMPAILPPPLPPGKRKRSILFLTIIPIVALISVSAVLLIIMIYYFLCRRAKKEYNAIHRENATTVGSLQFDFATVEAATAKFSDDNKLGAGGFGEVYKGTLPNKQEVAVKRLSKRSGQGEGEFKNEIELVAKLHHKNLVRLLGFCLEGEEKILIYEFVPNKSLDYFLYDPQRQGQLDWSKRYKIIKGIARGILYLHEDSRLRIIHRDLKSSNVLLDGDMNPKISDFGLAKLFEIDQTRGHTRRIAGTLSIWGHYLTNWCRLGSIGGMERP is encoded by the exons ATGGGCATGGCTTCCTTCAATGTCTCCACGACTCTTGTGGTCTTTACGTTGCTCTGCATGAGCAGAGAGGCTGCCGGAATTGAGTATTTACACCATATCTGTTCAAACAGTTCTACCGTTACTTTCACTCCCAACAGCACCTATCAATCCAATCTCTATCAACTCCTTTTCTCCCTTTCCTCCAACGCCGGACATGAAGGTGGTTTCTACAACACCACCGTAGGACAAAACGCTTCCGACACTGTCTACGGCCTCTTCCTCTGCCGTGGTGACCTTTCCACCCAAGAATGCCAAGACTACGTGGACATTGCGACCCAAGAGGTGATTAATCAATACTGTCCCATACAAAAAACGGCCGTGATCTGGTACGAGGAGTGCATGTTACGCTACTCAGACCAATATTTCTTCTCCACCATGAACACGTTGTCTGGATTTTACGTTCCTAGCCATAAAAATATTTCTGCAGATTCAAATCAGTTTAACCAGTTATTGATGCTGACAATGAACGACTCGGTAAGCCAGGTTGCGAATGTTAGCACCGGTGCGAAAAAGTTCGCAACTAAAGAAGCTAATTTTATGGGGTCTCAAATACTCTACACCCTTGAGCAGTGCATGCCAGACGTATCTAGTTCTGATTGCAGCATATGTATACGGGATGCGATATCGTCACTGCCGGAATGTTGTAGTGGACTCCAAGGGGCAAGAGTTATACTTCCTAGCTGTAGAATCAGGTATGAAATTTACCCATTTTACCGAATGCTTCATGCAGAGAGACCACCGCCTATGCCAGCAATTCTTCCTCCACCTCTGCCTCCAG ggaaaaggaaaagatcaATCTTATTTCTCACAATTATTCCTATTGTTGCTCTGATTTCTGTCTCTGCGGTGCTCTTGATCATTATGATCTACTACTTCCTTTGTAGAAGAGCCAAAAAAGAGTACAATGCTATACATAGAGAAAATg CAACAACTGTAGGGTCCTTGCAATTTGATTTCGCTACAGTTGAAGCTGCCACTGCCAAGTTCTCAGATGATAACAAGCTAGGTGCAGGTGGATTTGGTGAAGTTTACAAG GGTACACTCCCTAATAAACAAGAAGTAGCTGTGAAAAGGCTATCAAAAAGGTCTGGACAAGGTGAAGGAGAATTTAAAAACGAGATTGAATTGGTTGCCAAGCTTCATCACAAAAATCTTGTAAGACTATTGGGATTTTGCttggaaggagaagaaaagatacTTATTTACGAATTTGTGCCCAACAAAAGCCTTGACTACTTTCTATATG ACCCTCAAAGACAAGGACAACTAGATTGGTCAAAACGttacaaaattattaaaggAATTGCTCGAGGAATTCTTTATCTTCATGAGGATTCTCGACTAAGAATTATACATCGTGATCTTAAATCCAGCAATGTTTTGTTAGATGGGGATatgaatccaaaaatatcagattttggcTTGGCGAAGCTTTTTGAAATTGATCAAACACGAGGACATACTCGTAGGATTGCCGGCACACT GTCCATTTGGGGACATTACTTAACCAATTGGTGCAGGCTTGGAAGCATTGGAGGGATGGAACGCCCTTAG
- the LOC133868301 gene encoding cysteine-rich receptor-like protein kinase 10 isoform X1: MGMASFNVSTTLVVFTLLCMSREAAGIEYLHHICSNSSTVTFTPNSTYQSNLYQLLFSLSSNAGHEGGFYNTTVGQNASDTVYGLFLCRGDLSTQECQDYVDIATQEVINQYCPIQKTAVIWYEECMLRYSDQYFFSTMNTLSGFYVPSHKNISADSNQFNQLLMLTMNDSVSQVANVSTGAKKFATKEANFMGSQILYTLEQCMPDVSSSDCSICIRDAISSLPECCSGLQGARVILPSCRIRYEIYPFYRMLHAERPPPMPAILPPPLPPGKRKRSILFLTIIPIVALISVSAVLLIIMIYYFLCRRAKKEYNAIHRENATTVGSLQFDFATVEAATAKFSDDNKLGAGGFGEVYKGTLPNKQEVAVKRLSKRSGQGEGEFKNEIELVAKLHHKNLVRLLGFCLEGEEKILIYEFVPNKSLDYFLYDPQRQGQLDWSKRYKIIKGIARGILYLHEDSRLRIIHRDLKSSNVLLDGDMNPKISDFGLAKLFEIDQTRGHTRRIAGTLGYMPPEYAIRGQFSVKSDVYGFGILILEILSGNKINSFYQSDGGGNLLSYAWKHWRDGTPLELLDPTLRDSYLTKEFMKCLQIGLLCVQEDPTRRPTIASIVLMLNKSQSVIYPSPQQPAYCSGTHQSMPLESVNETPMTDVSPR; the protein is encoded by the exons ATGGGCATGGCTTCCTTCAATGTCTCCACGACTCTTGTGGTCTTTACGTTGCTCTGCATGAGCAGAGAGGCTGCCGGAATTGAGTATTTACACCATATCTGTTCAAACAGTTCTACCGTTACTTTCACTCCCAACAGCACCTATCAATCCAATCTCTATCAACTCCTTTTCTCCCTTTCCTCCAACGCCGGACATGAAGGTGGTTTCTACAACACCACCGTAGGACAAAACGCTTCCGACACTGTCTACGGCCTCTTCCTCTGCCGTGGTGACCTTTCCACCCAAGAATGCCAAGACTACGTGGACATTGCGACCCAAGAGGTGATTAATCAATACTGTCCCATACAAAAAACGGCCGTGATCTGGTACGAGGAGTGCATGTTACGCTACTCAGACCAATATTTCTTCTCCACCATGAACACGTTGTCTGGATTTTACGTTCCTAGCCATAAAAATATTTCTGCAGATTCAAATCAGTTTAACCAGTTATTGATGCTGACAATGAACGACTCGGTAAGCCAGGTTGCGAATGTTAGCACCGGTGCGAAAAAGTTCGCAACTAAAGAAGCTAATTTTATGGGGTCTCAAATACTCTACACCCTTGAGCAGTGCATGCCAGACGTATCTAGTTCTGATTGCAGCATATGTATACGGGATGCGATATCGTCACTGCCGGAATGTTGTAGTGGACTCCAAGGGGCAAGAGTTATACTTCCTAGCTGTAGAATCAGGTATGAAATTTACCCATTTTACCGAATGCTTCATGCAGAGAGACCACCGCCTATGCCAGCAATTCTTCCTCCACCTCTGCCTCCAG ggaaaaggaaaagatcaATCTTATTTCTCACAATTATTCCTATTGTTGCTCTGATTTCTGTCTCTGCGGTGCTCTTGATCATTATGATCTACTACTTCCTTTGTAGAAGAGCCAAAAAAGAGTACAATGCTATACATAGAGAAAATg CAACAACTGTAGGGTCCTTGCAATTTGATTTCGCTACAGTTGAAGCTGCCACTGCCAAGTTCTCAGATGATAACAAGCTAGGTGCAGGTGGATTTGGTGAAGTTTACAAG GGTACACTCCCTAATAAACAAGAAGTAGCTGTGAAAAGGCTATCAAAAAGGTCTGGACAAGGTGAAGGAGAATTTAAAAACGAGATTGAATTGGTTGCCAAGCTTCATCACAAAAATCTTGTAAGACTATTGGGATTTTGCttggaaggagaagaaaagatacTTATTTACGAATTTGTGCCCAACAAAAGCCTTGACTACTTTCTATATG ACCCTCAAAGACAAGGACAACTAGATTGGTCAAAACGttacaaaattattaaaggAATTGCTCGAGGAATTCTTTATCTTCATGAGGATTCTCGACTAAGAATTATACATCGTGATCTTAAATCCAGCAATGTTTTGTTAGATGGGGATatgaatccaaaaatatcagattttggcTTGGCGAAGCTTTTTGAAATTGATCAAACACGAGGACATACTCGTAGGATTGCCGGCACACT TGGTTATATGCCTCCAGAATATGCCATACGCGGACAATTCTCTGTTAAGTCTGATGTGTATGGTTTTGGTATCTTAATTCTAGAGATTTTAAGTGGCAACAAGATTAATTCTTTCTATCAATCAGATGGTGGTGGAAACCTTTTAAGCTAT GCTTGGAAGCATTGGAGGGATGGAACGCCCTTAGAATTGTTGGATCCAACTTTGAGAGATTCTTACTTGACAAAAGAATTCATGAAATGCCTCCAAATTGGCCTACTATGTGTTCAGGAGGATCCAACTAGGAGGCCAACAATAGCATCTATAGTTCTCATGCTAAACAAGTCACAATCGGTTATTTATCCATCACCTCAACAACCAGCATATTGTAGTGGAACACATCAAAGCATGCCTTTAGAGTCTGTTAATGAAACACCGATGACAGATGTATCCCCTCGATAG
- the LOC133868301 gene encoding cysteine-rich receptor-like protein kinase 10 isoform X3 — MGMASFNVSTTLVVFTLLCMSREAAGIEYLHHICSNSSTVTFTPNSTYQSNLYQLLFSLSSNAGHEGGFYNTTVGQNASDTVYGLFLCRGDLSTQECQDYVDIATQEVINQYCPIQKTAVIWYEECMLRYSDQYFFSTMNTLSGFYVPSHKNISADSNQFNQLLMLTMNDSVSQVANVSTGAKKFATKEANFMGSQILYTLEQCMPDVSSSDCSICIRDAISSLPECCSGLQGARVILPSCRIRYEIYPFYRMLHAERPPPMPAILPPPLPPGKRKRSILFLTIIPIVALISVSAVLLIIMIYYFLCRRAKKEYNAIHRENVEAATAKFSDDNKLGAGGFGEVYKGTLPNKQEVAVKRLSKRSGQGEGEFKNEIELVAKLHHKNLVRLLGFCLEGEEKILIYEFVPNKSLDYFLYDPQRQGQLDWSKRYKIIKGIARGILYLHEDSRLRIIHRDLKSSNVLLDGDMNPKISDFGLAKLFEIDQTRGHTRRIAGTLGYMPPEYAIRGQFSVKSDVYGFGILILEILSGNKINSFYQSDGGGNLLSYAWKHWRDGTPLELLDPTLRDSYLTKEFMKCLQIGLLCVQEDPTRRPTIASIVLMLNKSQSVIYPSPQQPAYCSGTHQSMPLESVNETPMTDVSPR; from the exons ATGGGCATGGCTTCCTTCAATGTCTCCACGACTCTTGTGGTCTTTACGTTGCTCTGCATGAGCAGAGAGGCTGCCGGAATTGAGTATTTACACCATATCTGTTCAAACAGTTCTACCGTTACTTTCACTCCCAACAGCACCTATCAATCCAATCTCTATCAACTCCTTTTCTCCCTTTCCTCCAACGCCGGACATGAAGGTGGTTTCTACAACACCACCGTAGGACAAAACGCTTCCGACACTGTCTACGGCCTCTTCCTCTGCCGTGGTGACCTTTCCACCCAAGAATGCCAAGACTACGTGGACATTGCGACCCAAGAGGTGATTAATCAATACTGTCCCATACAAAAAACGGCCGTGATCTGGTACGAGGAGTGCATGTTACGCTACTCAGACCAATATTTCTTCTCCACCATGAACACGTTGTCTGGATTTTACGTTCCTAGCCATAAAAATATTTCTGCAGATTCAAATCAGTTTAACCAGTTATTGATGCTGACAATGAACGACTCGGTAAGCCAGGTTGCGAATGTTAGCACCGGTGCGAAAAAGTTCGCAACTAAAGAAGCTAATTTTATGGGGTCTCAAATACTCTACACCCTTGAGCAGTGCATGCCAGACGTATCTAGTTCTGATTGCAGCATATGTATACGGGATGCGATATCGTCACTGCCGGAATGTTGTAGTGGACTCCAAGGGGCAAGAGTTATACTTCCTAGCTGTAGAATCAGGTATGAAATTTACCCATTTTACCGAATGCTTCATGCAGAGAGACCACCGCCTATGCCAGCAATTCTTCCTCCACCTCTGCCTCCAG ggaaaaggaaaagatcaATCTTATTTCTCACAATTATTCCTATTGTTGCTCTGATTTCTGTCTCTGCGGTGCTCTTGATCATTATGATCTACTACTTCCTTTGTAGAAGAGCCAAAAAAGAGTACAATGCTATACATAGAGAAAATg TTGAAGCTGCCACTGCCAAGTTCTCAGATGATAACAAGCTAGGTGCAGGTGGATTTGGTGAAGTTTACAAG GGTACACTCCCTAATAAACAAGAAGTAGCTGTGAAAAGGCTATCAAAAAGGTCTGGACAAGGTGAAGGAGAATTTAAAAACGAGATTGAATTGGTTGCCAAGCTTCATCACAAAAATCTTGTAAGACTATTGGGATTTTGCttggaaggagaagaaaagatacTTATTTACGAATTTGTGCCCAACAAAAGCCTTGACTACTTTCTATATG ACCCTCAAAGACAAGGACAACTAGATTGGTCAAAACGttacaaaattattaaaggAATTGCTCGAGGAATTCTTTATCTTCATGAGGATTCTCGACTAAGAATTATACATCGTGATCTTAAATCCAGCAATGTTTTGTTAGATGGGGATatgaatccaaaaatatcagattttggcTTGGCGAAGCTTTTTGAAATTGATCAAACACGAGGACATACTCGTAGGATTGCCGGCACACT TGGTTATATGCCTCCAGAATATGCCATACGCGGACAATTCTCTGTTAAGTCTGATGTGTATGGTTTTGGTATCTTAATTCTAGAGATTTTAAGTGGCAACAAGATTAATTCTTTCTATCAATCAGATGGTGGTGGAAACCTTTTAAGCTAT GCTTGGAAGCATTGGAGGGATGGAACGCCCTTAGAATTGTTGGATCCAACTTTGAGAGATTCTTACTTGACAAAAGAATTCATGAAATGCCTCCAAATTGGCCTACTATGTGTTCAGGAGGATCCAACTAGGAGGCCAACAATAGCATCTATAGTTCTCATGCTAAACAAGTCACAATCGGTTATTTATCCATCACCTCAACAACCAGCATATTGTAGTGGAACACATCAAAGCATGCCTTTAGAGTCTGTTAATGAAACACCGATGACAGATGTATCCCCTCGATAG
- the LOC133868301 gene encoding cysteine-rich receptor-like protein kinase 10 isoform X2, with protein sequence MGMASFNVSTTLVVFTLLCMSREAAGIEYLHHICSNSSTVTFTPNSTYQSNLYQLLFSLSSNAGHEGGFYNTTVGQNASDTVYGLFLCRGDLSTQECQDYVDIATQEVINQYCPIQKTAVIWYEECMLRYSDQYFFSTMNTLSGFYVPSHKNISADSNQFNQLLMLTMNDSVSQVANVSTGAKKFATKEANFMGSQILYTLEQCMPDVSSSDCSICIRDAISSLPECCSGLQGARVILPSCRIRYEIYPFYRMLHAERPPPMPAILPPPLPPGKRKRSILFLTIIPIVALISVSAVLLIIMIYYFLCRRAKKEYNAIHRENGSLQFDFATVEAATAKFSDDNKLGAGGFGEVYKGTLPNKQEVAVKRLSKRSGQGEGEFKNEIELVAKLHHKNLVRLLGFCLEGEEKILIYEFVPNKSLDYFLYDPQRQGQLDWSKRYKIIKGIARGILYLHEDSRLRIIHRDLKSSNVLLDGDMNPKISDFGLAKLFEIDQTRGHTRRIAGTLGYMPPEYAIRGQFSVKSDVYGFGILILEILSGNKINSFYQSDGGGNLLSYAWKHWRDGTPLELLDPTLRDSYLTKEFMKCLQIGLLCVQEDPTRRPTIASIVLMLNKSQSVIYPSPQQPAYCSGTHQSMPLESVNETPMTDVSPR encoded by the exons ATGGGCATGGCTTCCTTCAATGTCTCCACGACTCTTGTGGTCTTTACGTTGCTCTGCATGAGCAGAGAGGCTGCCGGAATTGAGTATTTACACCATATCTGTTCAAACAGTTCTACCGTTACTTTCACTCCCAACAGCACCTATCAATCCAATCTCTATCAACTCCTTTTCTCCCTTTCCTCCAACGCCGGACATGAAGGTGGTTTCTACAACACCACCGTAGGACAAAACGCTTCCGACACTGTCTACGGCCTCTTCCTCTGCCGTGGTGACCTTTCCACCCAAGAATGCCAAGACTACGTGGACATTGCGACCCAAGAGGTGATTAATCAATACTGTCCCATACAAAAAACGGCCGTGATCTGGTACGAGGAGTGCATGTTACGCTACTCAGACCAATATTTCTTCTCCACCATGAACACGTTGTCTGGATTTTACGTTCCTAGCCATAAAAATATTTCTGCAGATTCAAATCAGTTTAACCAGTTATTGATGCTGACAATGAACGACTCGGTAAGCCAGGTTGCGAATGTTAGCACCGGTGCGAAAAAGTTCGCAACTAAAGAAGCTAATTTTATGGGGTCTCAAATACTCTACACCCTTGAGCAGTGCATGCCAGACGTATCTAGTTCTGATTGCAGCATATGTATACGGGATGCGATATCGTCACTGCCGGAATGTTGTAGTGGACTCCAAGGGGCAAGAGTTATACTTCCTAGCTGTAGAATCAGGTATGAAATTTACCCATTTTACCGAATGCTTCATGCAGAGAGACCACCGCCTATGCCAGCAATTCTTCCTCCACCTCTGCCTCCAG ggaaaaggaaaagatcaATCTTATTTCTCACAATTATTCCTATTGTTGCTCTGATTTCTGTCTCTGCGGTGCTCTTGATCATTATGATCTACTACTTCCTTTGTAGAAGAGCCAAAAAAGAGTACAATGCTATACATAGAGAAAATg GGTCCTTGCAATTTGATTTCGCTACAGTTGAAGCTGCCACTGCCAAGTTCTCAGATGATAACAAGCTAGGTGCAGGTGGATTTGGTGAAGTTTACAAG GGTACACTCCCTAATAAACAAGAAGTAGCTGTGAAAAGGCTATCAAAAAGGTCTGGACAAGGTGAAGGAGAATTTAAAAACGAGATTGAATTGGTTGCCAAGCTTCATCACAAAAATCTTGTAAGACTATTGGGATTTTGCttggaaggagaagaaaagatacTTATTTACGAATTTGTGCCCAACAAAAGCCTTGACTACTTTCTATATG ACCCTCAAAGACAAGGACAACTAGATTGGTCAAAACGttacaaaattattaaaggAATTGCTCGAGGAATTCTTTATCTTCATGAGGATTCTCGACTAAGAATTATACATCGTGATCTTAAATCCAGCAATGTTTTGTTAGATGGGGATatgaatccaaaaatatcagattttggcTTGGCGAAGCTTTTTGAAATTGATCAAACACGAGGACATACTCGTAGGATTGCCGGCACACT TGGTTATATGCCTCCAGAATATGCCATACGCGGACAATTCTCTGTTAAGTCTGATGTGTATGGTTTTGGTATCTTAATTCTAGAGATTTTAAGTGGCAACAAGATTAATTCTTTCTATCAATCAGATGGTGGTGGAAACCTTTTAAGCTAT GCTTGGAAGCATTGGAGGGATGGAACGCCCTTAGAATTGTTGGATCCAACTTTGAGAGATTCTTACTTGACAAAAGAATTCATGAAATGCCTCCAAATTGGCCTACTATGTGTTCAGGAGGATCCAACTAGGAGGCCAACAATAGCATCTATAGTTCTCATGCTAAACAAGTCACAATCGGTTATTTATCCATCACCTCAACAACCAGCATATTGTAGTGGAACACATCAAAGCATGCCTTTAGAGTCTGTTAATGAAACACCGATGACAGATGTATCCCCTCGATAG
- the LOC133868301 gene encoding cysteine-rich receptor-like protein kinase 10 isoform X6 — MIYYFLCRRAKKEYNAIHKENGSLQFDFATVEAATAKFSDDNKLGAGGFGEVYKGTLPNKQEVAVKRLSKRSGQGEGEFKNEIELVAKLHHKNLVRLLGFCLEGEEKILIYEFVPNKSLDYFLYDPQRQGQLDWSKRYKIIKGIARGILYLHEDSRLRIIHRDLKSSNVLLDGDMNPKISDFGLAKLFEIDQTRGHTRRIAGTLGYMPPEYAIRGQFSVKSDVYGFGILILEILSGNKINSFYQSDGGGNLLSYAWKHWRDGTPLELLDPTLRDSYLTKEFMKCLQIGLLCVQEDPTRRPTIASIVLMLNKSQSVIYPSPQQPAYCSGTHQSMPLESVNETPMTDVSPR, encoded by the exons GGTCCTTGCAATTTGATTTCGCTACAGTTGAAGCTGCCACTGCCAAGTTCTCAGATGATAACAAGCTAGGTGCAGGTGGATTTGGTGAAGTTTACAAG GGTACACTCCCTAATAAACAAGAAGTAGCTGTGAAAAGGCTATCAAAAAGGTCTGGACAAGGTGAAGGAGAATTTAAAAACGAGATTGAATTGGTTGCCAAGCTTCATCACAAAAATCTTGTAAGACTATTGGGATTTTGCttggaaggagaagaaaagatacTTATTTACGAATTTGTGCCCAACAAAAGCCTTGACTACTTTCTATATG ACCCTCAAAGACAAGGACAACTAGATTGGTCAAAACGttacaaaattattaaaggAATTGCTCGAGGAATTCTTTATCTTCATGAGGATTCTCGACTAAGAATTATACATCGTGATCTTAAATCCAGCAATGTTTTGTTAGATGGGGATatgaatccaaaaatatcagattttggcTTGGCGAAGCTTTTTGAAATTGATCAAACACGAGGACATACTCGTAGGATTGCCGGCACACT TGGTTATATGCCTCCAGAATATGCCATACGCGGACAATTCTCTGTTAAGTCTGATGTGTATGGTTTTGGTATCTTAATTCTAGAGATTTTAAGTGGCAACAAGATTAATTCTTTCTATCAATCAGATGGTGGTGGAAACCTTTTAAGCTAT GCTTGGAAGCATTGGAGGGATGGAACGCCCTTAGAATTGTTGGATCCAACTTTGAGAGATTCTTACTTGACAAAAGAATTCATGAAATGCCTCCAAATTGGCCTACTATGTGTTCAGGAGGATCCAACTAGGAGGCCAACAATAGCATCTATAGTTCTCATGCTAAACAAGTCACAATCGGTTATTTATCCATCACCTCAACAACCAGCATATTGTAGTGGAACACATCAAAGCATGCCTTTAGAGTCTGTTAATGAAACACCGATGACAGATGTATCCCCTCGATAG